In Blautia sp. SC05B48, a single genomic region encodes these proteins:
- a CDS encoding PfkB family carbohydrate kinase has product MSRYSTKLLGFGDNVVDIYDHLKTMYPGGNCVNVSVYGKMAGCEKTAYMGYFGDDDRADLIMDTLERIGVETVKCKQLHGENGYSRITLKDGDREFLDFNDGGIRGKTPYILDRFDLEYMKGFDVVHSGNYSFTESELHKIKEAGIPVSFDFSDDSTEEYYEKTAPYVTYAFCSFDGTDEEAEEHLKKLTSMGPELAMASRGAKGCILYDGEKFFAQEAAPLEKVKDTLGAGDSLIASFLTGFIGRTKAGMDKETAICESLEEAAAFAAGICGMEGAFGYGKKYE; this is encoded by the coding sequence ATGAGCAGATACAGTACAAAACTCCTTGGGTTCGGAGACAATGTTGTGGATATCTATGATCACCTAAAAACCATGTATCCAGGCGGCAACTGTGTAAATGTCAGTGTCTACGGTAAAATGGCCGGATGTGAAAAAACAGCGTATATGGGATATTTCGGAGATGACGACAGAGCAGATCTGATCATGGATACACTGGAAAGAATCGGCGTGGAAACTGTGAAATGTAAACAGCTTCACGGTGAAAACGGTTATTCCAGGATCACATTAAAAGACGGAGACCGTGAGTTCCTGGATTTTAATGATGGTGGTATCCGTGGAAAAACACCGTATATCCTTGATCGTTTTGATCTGGAATATATGAAAGGCTTCGATGTGGTACACAGTGGAAATTACTCTTTTACAGAGAGTGAGCTCCACAAGATCAAAGAAGCCGGAATCCCGGTCTCCTTCGATTTTTCCGATGATTCCACAGAAGAATATTATGAAAAAACGGCACCGTATGTTACATATGCTTTTTGCTCTTTTGATGGAACCGATGAGGAGGCAGAAGAACATCTGAAAAAGCTCACCTCCATGGGACCGGAACTTGCCATGGCTTCCAGAGGTGCGAAAGGCTGTATTCTCTATGATGGGGAGAAATTTTTTGCCCAGGAAGCAGCTCCGCTTGAGAAAGTGAAGGATACTCTCGGTGCAGGAGATTCCCTGATCGCGTCTTTCCTTACTGGCTTTATTGGAAGAACTAAAGCTGGTATGGATAAGGAAACCGCGATCTGTGAAAGTCTTGAAGAGGCAGCAGCTTTTGCAGCAGGCATCTGTGGTATGGAAGGTGCTTTTGGCTACGGAAAAAAATATGAATAG
- a CDS encoding SIS domain-containing protein has protein sequence MDAVKIVNKISEEHGTIKNVYFLACGGSLVDLYPGYYFLRAESAVMDAQWIPAREFALTPPKKLGKDSLLIICSHSGKTKECLEAAKVGMNAGAAVVTMTHAPGSACDTDEWISIVYDWAPGVKEAEKPQGIVLRILNELMKIQEPGYVLYDKIAEGFDKIDEIIAAAVKDQQNAAWLFAEKYSEEPNLYIMASGASYSQAYGFAICSLQEMQWMDCGYLNSAEYFHGPFEVTDEDHLYILMMSRGRNRMMDERVLTFLEKYGKKYEVIDADKLGMAAIDDSCVEYFTPMLFYTMTTVYRTALQDKRRHPLDMRRYMGVVEY, from the coding sequence ATGGACGCAGTAAAAATCGTAAATAAGATCAGTGAAGAGCATGGAACAATCAAAAATGTGTATTTTCTTGCATGCGGAGGATCTCTTGTAGATTTGTACCCGGGATACTATTTCCTGCGTGCGGAGTCAGCAGTGATGGATGCACAGTGGATCCCTGCAAGAGAGTTTGCACTGACACCGCCTAAGAAGCTTGGAAAAGACAGCCTTTTGATCATCTGTTCTCACAGCGGAAAGACCAAAGAATGCCTGGAAGCGGCGAAAGTAGGAATGAATGCAGGTGCAGCAGTTGTGACTATGACACATGCACCGGGATCTGCCTGCGATACAGATGAGTGGATATCTATTGTATATGACTGGGCACCGGGAGTGAAAGAGGCAGAGAAGCCGCAGGGAATCGTACTTCGTATTCTTAATGAGCTGATGAAAATACAGGAGCCGGGATATGTTCTTTATGACAAAATCGCAGAAGGATTTGATAAGATCGATGAGATTATTGCAGCAGCAGTGAAGGATCAGCAGAATGCGGCATGGCTTTTTGCAGAAAAATATTCAGAGGAACCGAACCTCTATATCATGGCATCCGGAGCCTCCTATTCTCAGGCATATGGCTTTGCGATCTGCTCACTTCAGGAAATGCAGTGGATGGACTGCGGTTATCTGAACAGTGCGGAATATTTCCATGGACCGTTTGAGGTAACGGATGAGGATCATCTGTATATTCTTATGATGAGCAGGGGCAGAAACCGTATGATGGATGAGCGTGTGCTGACTTTCCTTGAAAAATACGGAAAAAAATACGAAGTGATCGATGCAGACAAACTTGGCATGGCAGCTATTGACGACAGCTGCGTGGAATATTTTACACCAATGCTTTTCTATACCATGACAACTGTTTACCGCACTGCACTGCAGGATAAACGCCGTCATCCGCTGGATATGAGAAGATATATGGGCGTTGTGGAATACTAA
- a CDS encoding GntR family transcriptional regulator, which translates to MLNKNSIQPLYKQLMDIITSQIKNGTYKPGEKIPTEPELAELYQVSRITVRRTVEELCTQGYLIKHQGKGTFVKSPMIFRKFESQKNMSFSESCRQNDRIPKSHVLSFCKKNANTVTSDFLQLAPNEEVFFLERLLLADSIPVIDVHTWLPTRLFPDFDPNAVENGSFFEYIKNTYCCTIAESSRSTISVTAASPDMAKTLRLSSGDPVLILDSYMEAPDGSPLYISREYIAGSRYTISF; encoded by the coding sequence ATGTTAAATAAAAATTCAATCCAGCCGCTTTACAAACAGCTTATGGATATTATTACCAGCCAGATCAAAAACGGTACCTACAAGCCCGGGGAAAAAATCCCGACAGAGCCGGAGCTTGCAGAGCTTTACCAGGTCAGCAGGATCACTGTCCGACGTACAGTGGAGGAGCTTTGTACACAAGGGTATCTGATCAAGCATCAGGGCAAGGGAACTTTCGTAAAGTCTCCTATGATCTTCCGTAAATTTGAATCCCAGAAAAATATGAGCTTTTCCGAATCCTGCCGTCAGAATGACCGTATTCCGAAATCTCACGTACTGTCCTTCTGCAAAAAAAATGCGAACACCGTAACCTCTGATTTTCTGCAGCTTGCTCCCAATGAAGAAGTTTTTTTCCTGGAACGTCTTCTTCTGGCTGACAGTATTCCGGTTATTGATGTTCACACCTGGCTCCCCACACGGCTTTTCCCGGATTTTGATCCGAACGCTGTAGAAAACGGTTCTTTTTTTGAATATATAAAAAATACCTACTGCTGTACGATCGCGGAGTCCAGCCGCAGCACCATTTCTGTTACTGCAGCCTCTCCGGATATGGCAAAAACTTTGCGTCTGTCTTCCGGTGATCCTGTGCTGATCCTGGATTCCTATATGGAAGCTCCTGATGGAAGTCCGCTTTACATCAGCCGTGAATACATTGCAGGTTCCCGCTATACGATTTCATTTTGA
- a CDS encoding D-alanyl-D-alanine carboxypeptidase family protein encodes MRSKKRRAKKIKKQVNKIKMILCLVVEAIVILTLVVIIGWNKGVGDWMESLQRPVVRKLEMSGINSPYAVLMQVKGGKIIGNMKGDEKIYPASMTKIMTVLVAIENLDDLDQEITLTQEMFQGLYEQDATQAGFQPGETVRAIDLLYGAMLPSGAECCIALADTVGGSRDGFVELMNKKAQRIGMNGTHFCDTTGLHDPDHYSTVRDIAVLLRYALRNDTFREIIESPRHSTGVTNIHPSGITYYSTMFKNLSDPSVTGGKILGGKTGYTSEAGLCLASFAEVYDREYILVTAGASGNTGSPLHVEDAVKIYNRLGKAIEAQMTGSDGSES; translated from the coding sequence TTGAGATCAAAAAAGCGTAGAGCGAAGAAAATAAAAAAACAGGTAAACAAAATAAAAATGATACTCTGCCTGGTGGTAGAGGCTATCGTGATCCTGACACTTGTAGTGATCATCGGCTGGAACAAAGGGGTAGGTGACTGGATGGAGTCTCTGCAGAGACCGGTTGTCCGTAAGCTTGAGATGAGCGGTATCAACAGTCCCTACGCAGTGCTGATGCAGGTAAAAGGCGGAAAGATCATCGGAAATATGAAGGGCGATGAGAAGATCTATCCGGCTTCCATGACGAAGATCATGACGGTGCTCGTGGCTATTGAGAACCTGGATGATCTGGATCAGGAGATCACACTGACCCAGGAAATGTTCCAGGGGCTTTATGAGCAGGATGCCACCCAGGCAGGATTTCAGCCCGGTGAGACCGTGCGGGCCATCGATCTTCTTTATGGTGCCATGCTGCCATCCGGTGCGGAGTGCTGTATCGCACTGGCAGATACTGTAGGCGGTTCCAGGGATGGATTTGTAGAGCTGATGAATAAGAAGGCACAGAGGATTGGAATGAATGGTACGCATTTCTGTGATACTACAGGGCTTCATGATCCGGATCATTACAGTACGGTGAGAGATATTGCGGTGCTGCTCAGGTATGCGCTTCGGAACGATACGTTCAGAGAGATCATTGAGAGTCCACGGCATTCCACAGGAGTGACGAATATCCATCCCAGCGGGATTACATATTACAGTACCATGTTCAAAAATCTTTCTGACCCTTCCGTTACCGGCGGCAAGATCCTGGGTGGCAAGACAGGATATACCAGCGAGGCGGGTCTGTGTCTTGCAAGCTTTGCAGAGGTCTACGACAGGGAATACATACTGGTAACGGCAGGCGCATCGGGAAATACCGGAAGCCCGCTCCATGTGGAGGATGCGGTGAAGATCTATAACCGCCTTGGAAAGGCTATTGAGGCACAGATGACAGGCAGTGATGGATCGGAGTCCTGA
- a CDS encoding site-specific integrase — MSNVKRKDSKNRNLRNGESQRKDGRYVYKYTDIYGKPQFIYSWKLVPTDKTPAGKRDDISLREKEAQIKKDLNDGIDTVGGKMTVCQLYDKKNSQRKNIKRATEKGRQYLMNALKNDPLGMRAIDTVKQSDAKEWAIRMSEKGYSYKTIDNYKRSLKASFYMAIQDDCIRKNPFEFKLSDVLEDDTEQKVILTPEQEERLLAFMETDKIYSKYYDEVVLLLETGLRISEFCGLTTHIDMQNRILNIDHQLLKDSEIGYYIETPKTKNGKRELPLTERAYQAIQRILKNRGKAQPLIVGGYSNFLFLNREGLPKIAGNYEGMVRGLIKKYNKYHTDKLPNITPHSFRHTYCTNMANRGMNPNTLQYLMGHANITMTLGYYAHGTFQSAKAELERLAC, encoded by the coding sequence ATGTCTAATGTAAAACGAAAAGACAGTAAAAATCGCAATTTGCGTAATGGAGAGAGCCAGCGAAAAGACGGAAGATACGTTTATAAATATACCGATATATACGGAAAGCCACAATTTATCTATTCTTGGAAACTTGTACCGACAGACAAGACACCTGCTGGAAAGCGTGATGATATTTCATTGAGGGAAAAAGAAGCACAGATAAAAAAAGACCTTAACGACGGTATCGACACAGTCGGCGGTAAAATGACAGTCTGCCAGCTCTACGACAAGAAAAACAGCCAAAGAAAGAACATCAAAAGGGCTACTGAAAAGGGACGACAGTATCTTATGAATGCTCTGAAAAATGACCCATTGGGTATGAGGGCGATTGATACTGTGAAGCAGTCGGACGCTAAAGAATGGGCTATCAGAATGAGTGAAAAAGGATATTCCTATAAAACGATTGATAACTATAAGCGTTCCTTGAAAGCGTCATTTTATATGGCGATACAAGACGACTGTATCAGAAAGAACCCGTTTGAATTTAAGCTAAGTGATGTTCTGGAAGATGATACGGAGCAGAAAGTTATTCTTACACCAGAGCAGGAAGAACGCCTGCTTGCCTTTATGGAAACGGACAAGATTTACAGTAAGTATTATGATGAGGTTGTACTTCTTCTGGAAACGGGACTTCGTATTTCTGAATTTTGCGGACTGACGACGCATATTGATATGCAGAACAGAATACTCAATATAGACCACCAGCTATTGAAAGATAGCGAAATCGGCTACTATATTGAAACGCCAAAGACCAAAAACGGAAAACGAGAACTTCCATTGACAGAACGGGCTTATCAAGCAATCCAAAGAATACTAAAGAACAGAGGAAAGGCACAACCGCTGATTGTAGGTGGTTACAGCAATTTCCTATTCTTGAACCGTGAGGGCTTGCCTAAAATTGCAGGAAACTATGAGGGCATGGTGCGAGGACTGATTAAGAAGTATAACAAGTATCACACGGACAAGTTACCGAACATCACACCACATTCATTCCGACATACTTATTGTACGAATATGGCAAACAGAGGAATGAACCCAAACACTCTGCAATATCTCATGGGACACGCTAACATAACCATGACACTTGGTTATTACGCACACGGTACATTTCAATCTGCAAAAGCAGAGCTGGAAAGACTGGCTTGTTAA
- a CDS encoding excisionase, producing the protein MNNTDVPIWEKYTLTIEEASKYFRIGEKKLRKLAEENLDAGWVIVNGNRIQIKRKQFEKIIDTLDEI; encoded by the coding sequence ATGAACAATACTGATGTGCCTATCTGGGAAAAATATACGCTGACGATTGAAGAAGCGTCCAAATACTTCCGTATTGGCGAAAAGAAATTGCGTAAATTAGCTGAAGAAAATCTTGACGCTGGCTGGGTTATCGTGAACGGTAATCGTATTCAGATAAAGAGAAAACAATTTGAAAAAATCATAGATACATTGGACGAAATCTAA
- a CDS encoding helix-turn-helix domain-containing protein, producing the protein MKRTFKKPSFYLISSATDGDAKAIEKILAFYDPYISKCCLRPLYDEYGNVYIAVDMELKGRIREALIKMMLDFDIPLEIEE; encoded by the coding sequence ATGAAACGCACGTTTAAGAAACCGTCTTTTTATCTGATTTCATCAGCTACGGACGGGGACGCAAAAGCGATTGAAAAGATACTTGCATTTTATGACCCATACATATCAAAATGCTGTCTGCGTCCACTCTATGATGAATACGGCAACGTCTATATTGCTGTGGATATGGAGTTAAAAGGACGTATCAGAGAAGCATTGATAAAAATGATGTTAGATTTCGATATTCCTTTAGAAATCGAAGAATAA
- a CDS encoding RNA polymerase sigma factor, producing the protein MKPSDFQKTIQCQFESKLKKVVKGIVKNYQKELKRRKKNEIPFCELPEIIVEKFTVWDDYETDYTIFNVCGNDIRVYDDELAEALKKLSDRNRENLLMYYFLEMNNEEIARVQNISRSGVFQNRYNSLELMKKILKEEK; encoded by the coding sequence ATGAAACCGTCTGATTTCCAGAAAACAATACAATGCCAGTTTGAAAGTAAATTGAAGAAAGTTGTCAAAGGCATTGTAAAGAATTACCAAAAAGAGTTGAAGCGAAGAAAAAAGAATGAAATTCCATTCTGTGAACTTCCAGAGATTATTGTTGAGAAATTTACTGTCTGGGACGATTACGAAACCGACTATACTATTTTCAATGTTTGTGGCAATGATATTCGTGTTTATGACGATGAACTTGCAGAAGCCTTGAAAAAGCTGTCTGACCGTAACCGAGAAAATTTACTGATGTACTATTTCTTGGAAATGAACAACGAAGAAATTGCCAGAGTACAAAACATTTCCAGAAGTGGAGTTTTTCAAAATCGGTACAACTCATTGGAACTTATGAAAAAAATACTCAAGGAGGAAAAGTAG